One window of the Streptomyces sp. NBC_00259 genome contains the following:
- a CDS encoding SCO5717 family growth-regulating ATPase: protein MNGDRDEIRGDWSVPVDDQSDAEPAELTGEFTIDYTPPAWYTQNASGDSAGGPATQGGTPPPPSGAPVAVPGLPPGSGFEPNWPPVTPAPAQTQTPEQSSVPAQPPVPAPETAPVAPVDPIAPAPVAASADTGGGAPQPFGDGDIESGATMRFSPAALKREIAEREAAAAAEAEANADSAPAPAPGLDADEAAGERTDGADTPVAAASAATAEDQDADSDTGAAHEDSTDEPAVVEPADAAPGDSAPQDSAPQDSAPVVTSGETAPSAQGTGLPPLPPAFQPAAPTAAPQWPVQAQQADQPAMPAQQQPQQPQAQPTWPAHTAGVGPQQGGYGFPQPGAENPNLPAQQGGYGFPQPGAENPNLPAQQGGYGFPQPGAENPNLPAQQGGYGFPQPQHLPAHQPQAQQPQAQQPGVPLPPAMPGPNPQPVHGGYGFPQVQQQPGVPAQQTPQVPQAPHTPHQPHTPQTPQTPQTPHTPQTPNQHQVQQPPAAPVDPRTGAAWPTPVAHDQRERSVPGAPLGYTAAVELSSDRLLRNNKQKAKSSRNPSGAAARFKLGGKKEEAERQRKLELIRTPVLSCYRIAVISLKGGVGKTTTTTALGATLATERQDKILAIDANPDAGTLGRRVRRETGATIRDLVQAIPYLNSYMDIRRFTSQAPSGLEIIANDVDPAVSTTFNDEDYRRAIEVLGKQYPVILTDSGTGLLYSAMRGVLDLADQLIIISTPSVDGASSASTTLDWLSAHGYADLVQRSITVISGVRETGKMIKVEDIVQHFETRCRGVVVVPFDEHLSAGAEVDLDMMRPKTREAYFNLSAMVAEDFVRAQQAQGLWTAGGQGHQPPHMAPPMPHQPYAAQPQAGQPQPGQPYPPNPHQPPHAGQQPQAGQQPQGGLPPYGGQQPYGGQQPYGGPVPGAQQQWHHSLPPQAQSAPSPAGQPPAQPGPFPGPPAQPPAQAQIPGPPGPHGEQPGQPELPGAVPPAGYGYPQQQPQQPPQAPPAPQQ from the coding sequence GTGAACGGCGATCGGGACGAGATCCGCGGGGACTGGAGCGTGCCCGTCGACGATCAGTCCGACGCGGAGCCCGCGGAGCTGACGGGTGAGTTCACCATCGACTACACCCCGCCTGCCTGGTACACGCAGAATGCGTCAGGGGATTCGGCGGGGGGCCCGGCCACGCAGGGAGGGACCCCTCCGCCGCCGTCCGGAGCGCCGGTCGCCGTGCCCGGACTGCCTCCGGGCAGTGGCTTCGAGCCGAACTGGCCGCCCGTGACGCCCGCACCCGCGCAGACCCAGACGCCCGAGCAGTCGTCCGTGCCCGCTCAGCCGCCGGTGCCGGCGCCCGAGACCGCGCCGGTCGCCCCGGTTGATCCGATAGCCCCCGCGCCTGTCGCCGCTTCGGCCGATACGGGCGGCGGCGCACCTCAGCCGTTCGGCGACGGGGACATCGAGAGCGGCGCGACGATGCGGTTCTCCCCCGCCGCGCTGAAGCGCGAGATCGCGGAGAGGGAGGCGGCCGCAGCGGCGGAGGCCGAGGCCAACGCTGACTCCGCCCCCGCCCCCGCCCCCGGACTCGACGCCGATGAGGCCGCGGGTGAGAGGACGGACGGGGCCGACACCCCCGTGGCCGCCGCTTCGGCGGCGACGGCCGAGGACCAGGACGCGGACAGCGACACCGGTGCGGCGCACGAGGACAGCACCGACGAGCCGGCCGTCGTCGAGCCCGCCGACGCCGCACCCGGCGATTCCGCCCCGCAGGACTCCGCTCCGCAGGACTCCGCCCCGGTGGTCACGTCGGGGGAAACCGCCCCGAGCGCGCAGGGCACGGGCCTGCCCCCGCTGCCGCCCGCGTTCCAGCCGGCCGCGCCGACGGCGGCGCCTCAGTGGCCCGTACAGGCACAGCAGGCCGACCAGCCCGCGATGCCGGCGCAACAGCAGCCGCAGCAGCCGCAAGCGCAGCCCACTTGGCCCGCGCACACCGCGGGCGTCGGCCCTCAGCAGGGTGGTTACGGCTTCCCGCAGCCTGGTGCGGAGAACCCCAACCTCCCCGCCCAGCAGGGTGGTTACGGCTTCCCCCAGCCTGGTGCGGAGAACCCCAACCTCCCCGCCCAGCAGGGTGGCTACGGCTTCCCCCAGCCTGGTGCGGAGAACCCCAACCTCCCCGCCCAGCAGGGTGGCTACGGCTTCCCGCAGCCCCAGCACCTCCCGGCCCACCAGCCGCAGGCCCAGCAGCCGCAGGCCCAGCAGCCCGGCGTTCCCCTGCCGCCCGCCATGCCGGGCCCCAACCCGCAGCCGGTGCACGGCGGTTACGGCTTCCCGCAGGTGCAGCAGCAGCCCGGTGTGCCCGCCCAGCAGACTCCCCAGGTTCCGCAGGCACCGCACACGCCACACCAGCCACACACACCGCAGACACCGCAGACACCGCAGACACCGCATACACCGCAGACACCGAACCAGCACCAGGTCCAGCAGCCTCCGGCCGCTCCCGTCGACCCGCGGACCGGGGCGGCCTGGCCCACACCCGTCGCGCACGACCAGCGTGAGCGTTCCGTGCCGGGCGCCCCGCTCGGCTACACCGCGGCCGTCGAGCTCTCCTCCGACCGCCTGCTGCGCAACAACAAGCAGAAGGCCAAGTCGAGCCGTAACCCCTCCGGTGCCGCCGCCCGTTTCAAGCTCGGCGGCAAGAAGGAGGAGGCCGAGCGGCAGCGCAAGCTCGAGCTGATCCGTACGCCGGTGCTTTCGTGCTACCGCATCGCGGTGATCAGCCTCAAGGGCGGCGTCGGCAAGACGACGACCACCACCGCGCTCGGCGCCACCCTGGCCACCGAGCGCCAGGACAAGATCCTGGCCATCGACGCCAACCCGGACGCGGGCACGCTCGGGCGACGGGTGCGGCGCGAGACCGGCGCGACCATCCGCGACCTGGTCCAGGCGATCCCGTACCTCAACTCGTACATGGACATCCGCCGGTTCACCTCGCAGGCGCCCTCCGGTCTGGAGATCATCGCCAACGACGTGGACCCGGCCGTCTCGACGACCTTCAACGACGAGGACTACCGCCGTGCGATCGAGGTGCTGGGCAAGCAGTACCCGGTCATCCTCACCGACTCCGGCACCGGTCTCCTCTACAGCGCGATGCGCGGTGTGCTGGACCTCGCCGACCAGCTGATCATCATCTCCACCCCGTCCGTGGACGGCGCGAGCAGCGCCAGCACCACGCTCGACTGGCTCTCCGCACACGGCTACGCGGATCTGGTGCAGCGCTCGATCACGGTGATCTCCGGTGTCCGCGAGACCGGCAAGATGATCAAGGTCGAGGACATCGTGCAGCACTTCGAGACCCGCTGCCGCGGTGTCGTGGTCGTGCCGTTCGACGAGCACCTGTCGGCGGGCGCCGAGGTCGATCTGGACATGATGCGACCGAAGACCCGTGAGGCGTACTTCAATCTGTCCGCGATGGTCGCCGAGGACTTCGTACGGGCTCAGCAGGCCCAGGGGCTGTGGACGGCCGGCGGTCAGGGGCACCAGCCCCCGCACATGGCGCCGCCGATGCCGCACCAGCCGTACGCGGCCCAGCCGCAGGCGGGCCAGCCGCAGCCGGGCCAGCCCTATCCGCCGAACCCGCACCAGCCGCCGCACGCCGGACAACAGCCCCAGGCGGGTCAGCAGCCGCAGGGCGGGCTGCCCCCGTACGGCGGGCAGCAGCCATACGGAGGACAGCAGCCGTACGGCGGACCCGTCCCGGGCGCGCAGCAGCAGTGGCACCATTCGCTGCCTCCCCAGGCGCAGTCCGCGCCGAGCCCGGCCGGGCAGCCCCCGGCGCAGCCGGGTCCCTTCCCGGGCCCGCCCGCCCAGCCTCCGGCTCAGGCCCAGATCCCCGGCCCGCCCGGCCCGCACGGCGAGCAGCCCGGTCAGCCCGAACTCCCGGGTGCCGTTCCGCCCGCCGGATACGGCTACCCGCAGCAGCAGCCGCAACAGCCCCCGCAGGCACCGCCGGCTCCTCAGCAGTAG
- a CDS encoding DUF397 domain-containing protein — protein sequence MGSAQEKDELYALDISGVEWHGAPGTTADEERVEIAYLPDGAVAMRSSMDRDTVLRYTEAEWRAFVLGARDGEFDLR from the coding sequence ATGGGGAGCGCACAAGAGAAGGACGAGCTCTACGCCCTCGACATCTCCGGCGTCGAGTGGCACGGCGCCCCCGGCACCACCGCGGACGAGGAGCGGGTCGAGATCGCGTATCTGCCCGACGGTGCCGTCGCGATGCGGTCGTCGATGGACCGGGACACCGTGCTTCGGTACACCGAGGCCGAGTGGCGGGCGTTCGTCCTGGGTGCGCGCGACGGGGAGTTCGATCTGCGCTGA
- the eccE gene encoding type VII secretion protein EccE → MGTATRARSGRTSGQAPGSSRRQRSNVPAAAPPRTAPASTTLRPLSRTSRIGPLQLRQLMLVELALALVVVGAALGGLWLVPAVVVASVLVLLAVLRRRGHALQDWLATALGLRARRRAAEPSPADLDPSLAPLVEAMPGLRPHTYVDRDRRTVGMLGDGTFLTAVVRVEASGSALRPAFGARALPLSLLGGALQVDDITLESVQLVQQVRSAPAPHLPQQSVARLSYAPLQERTGAPALRMTWVAVKLDPELCREAVEARGGGAEGAQRCLVRVADHVASRITGAGFQAVVLDQEELNSTMATAACASPRAAALAGRPGATAQRRTTETSRVWRCDDRWHTTYAVGRWPELGRGAQPLPKLVSTLTSAPAYATTFSLTLRRGAHKGAMTVGGHVRITGGSDTELVGVRRVLEQAARTAKVGLQRLDREQLPGALATMPLGGAR, encoded by the coding sequence ATGGGTACGGCGACGCGCGCGCGAAGTGGGCGGACTTCCGGACAGGCCCCGGGCAGTTCCCGGCGGCAACGCAGCAACGTCCCTGCGGCCGCGCCCCCTCGGACGGCCCCGGCCTCAACGACCCTGCGGCCCCTGTCGCGTACCAGCCGGATCGGCCCTCTCCAGCTGCGGCAGCTGATGCTCGTCGAGCTGGCACTCGCGCTGGTCGTGGTGGGGGCCGCGCTCGGCGGACTCTGGTTGGTGCCCGCGGTCGTCGTCGCCTCGGTCCTGGTGCTGCTCGCGGTGCTGCGCCGACGCGGCCACGCTCTGCAGGACTGGCTGGCGACCGCGCTGGGTCTGCGCGCGCGGCGGCGGGCCGCCGAGCCCTCCCCCGCGGATCTGGACCCCTCGCTGGCGCCGCTCGTCGAGGCGATGCCGGGACTGCGCCCGCACACCTATGTGGACCGTGACCGGCGTACGGTCGGCATGCTCGGCGACGGCACGTTCCTGACGGCCGTCGTACGGGTCGAGGCGAGCGGTTCCGCACTGCGTCCCGCCTTCGGCGCGCGGGCCCTGCCGCTGTCGCTGCTGGGCGGTGCGCTCCAGGTCGACGACATCACGCTGGAGTCGGTACAGCTGGTGCAGCAGGTGCGCTCGGCGCCCGCGCCGCACCTGCCGCAGCAGTCGGTCGCCCGGCTCTCGTACGCCCCGCTCCAGGAGCGCACCGGCGCACCCGCGTTGAGGATGACCTGGGTCGCGGTGAAGCTGGACCCGGAGCTCTGCCGCGAGGCGGTCGAGGCCCGCGGCGGCGGGGCCGAGGGCGCCCAGCGCTGTCTCGTACGCGTCGCGGACCATGTGGCGAGCCGTATCACCGGAGCAGGGTTCCAGGCCGTGGTCCTGGACCAGGAGGAGCTCAACTCCACGATGGCGACGGCGGCCTGTGCGAGTCCCAGGGCCGCGGCGCTCGCCGGCCGGCCGGGTGCCACCGCACAGCGCCGCACCACCGAGACGTCGCGGGTCTGGCGCTGCGACGACCGCTGGCACACGACGTACGCCGTCGGCCGCTGGCCCGAGCTGGGCCGCGGGGCGCAGCCGCTGCCCAAACTGGTGTCGACCCTCACCTCGGCCCCGGCCTACGCGACCACCTTCAGCCTCACCCTGCGCCGGGGTGCACACAAGGGAGCGATGACCGTGGGCGGCCACGTACGGATCACCGGCGGCTCGGACACCGAACTGGTCGGGGTCCGGCGGGTGTTGGAGCAGGCAGCCCGGACGGCGAAGGTCGGACTGCAGCGACTGGACCGCGAGCAGCTGCCCGGCGCGCTGGCGACGATGCCGCTGGGAGGTGCGCGGTGA
- the eccB gene encoding type VII secretion protein EccB codes for MASRRDELNAYTFAKRRLVAQFVQPNTTGSEEGAPRPLRAVVPGAIVGVVVLAVFGAWGMFKPVAPQKWDSPGENVIIASKSTTRYVVLKTNGKTQLHPVLNMSSAKLLLLPDKGKVINVDESVLDNGKIPHGATLGIPYAPDRLPDAKDAGVAKRWAVCERPGEGGLAIQKAAFVLAEREEKKTEGANRLRGGELMYVEGPDKVRYVVDAEGTAYPVEKDELLLRQVVGLGREAQRVSAAWLETLHKGDKIAFPKIPGAGQDAGVPGDLEPGVNKVGMVLKATDGTRTQQYVVLSGRVAPVTDFTAKLLLNSKDLIDMGQDGQAKSVSAATFQPGEAFGQDKKWPSQAPKPVNSAGADEGSRNTVCNVLREVDDDGTTTLSTWAGTDFPAPLPTGSSSAYVTPGSGQLFRQFKGSRTDTGFLFLVTDTGLRYAMQSNGDSATDDSGIGSSGSKKEKEARAQEAQQAQNRLGYKDVDPVPVPAAWSTFLPTGPRLSTGAASQPQGS; via the coding sequence ATGGCATCACGTCGGGACGAACTCAACGCATACACCTTCGCGAAGCGGAGACTGGTCGCGCAGTTCGTGCAGCCAAACACGACCGGCTCGGAGGAGGGCGCACCTCGTCCGTTGCGTGCGGTGGTTCCCGGAGCCATCGTCGGGGTGGTCGTGCTCGCGGTGTTCGGCGCCTGGGGAATGTTCAAGCCGGTGGCACCCCAGAAATGGGACTCGCCCGGCGAGAACGTCATCATCGCCAGCAAATCGACAACTCGCTATGTCGTTCTGAAGACCAACGGCAAGACGCAGCTCCACCCGGTCCTCAACATGTCGTCGGCGAAGCTGCTCCTCCTGCCCGACAAGGGCAAGGTCATCAACGTCGACGAGTCGGTCCTCGACAACGGCAAGATCCCGCACGGCGCCACTCTCGGCATCCCGTACGCCCCCGACCGGCTGCCCGACGCCAAGGACGCCGGCGTCGCCAAGCGCTGGGCCGTCTGCGAGCGGCCGGGCGAAGGCGGCCTGGCCATCCAGAAGGCGGCGTTCGTCCTCGCCGAGCGCGAGGAGAAGAAGACCGAGGGCGCGAACCGGCTGCGCGGCGGTGAACTGATGTACGTGGAGGGCCCGGACAAGGTCCGCTACGTCGTCGACGCCGAGGGCACCGCCTACCCCGTGGAGAAGGACGAACTGCTGCTGCGCCAGGTGGTGGGCCTCGGCCGCGAGGCCCAGCGGGTCTCCGCCGCCTGGCTGGAAACCCTCCACAAGGGTGACAAGATCGCGTTCCCGAAGATCCCCGGTGCCGGCCAGGACGCCGGCGTGCCCGGCGACCTGGAGCCCGGCGTGAACAAGGTCGGCATGGTCCTCAAGGCCACCGACGGCACCAGGACCCAGCAGTACGTCGTCCTGTCCGGCCGGGTGGCGCCCGTCACCGACTTCACCGCCAAGCTGCTGCTCAACAGCAAGGACCTGATCGACATGGGTCAGGACGGCCAGGCGAAGTCCGTCAGCGCCGCCACCTTCCAGCCGGGCGAGGCCTTCGGCCAGGACAAGAAGTGGCCGTCCCAGGCCCCGAAGCCCGTCAACTCGGCCGGCGCCGACGAGGGAAGCCGCAACACCGTGTGCAACGTCCTGCGCGAGGTGGACGACGACGGTACGACCACCCTCAGCACCTGGGCGGGCACCGACTTCCCCGCGCCCCTGCCGACCGGTTCGAGCAGCGCGTACGTCACTCCCGGCTCCGGTCAGCTGTTCCGCCAGTTCAAAGGGTCCCGCACGGACACGGGCTTCCTCTTCCTGGTCACCGACACCGGGCTGCGCTACGCGATGCAGTCCAACGGCGACAGCGCCACGGACGACTCCGGCATCGGGTCCTCGGGCTCGAAGAAGGAGAAGGAGGCGCGGGCGCAGGAGGCCCAGCAGGCCCAGAACCGGCTCGGGTACAAGGACGTGGATCCCGTACCGGTGCCCGCCGCCTGGTCCACCTTCCTGCCCACCGGCCCGCGCCTGTCCACCGGTGCCGCGAGCCAGCCGCAGGGTTCGTGA
- the mycP gene encoding type VII secretion-associated serine protease mycosin, with amino-acid sequence MTYTHGSRPHRRALPRPRLLTAAAATALLAVIGLPVAPASADTTDQCTYPGKKYAGRPWALQRVLLDELWKQSTGKGVRVAVIDTGVDVRNPQLTRAVDVKSGVNLLDKNLKDDDGNKIERGKEDGTTDTVGHGTKVAGIIAARPAKGTGFVGLAPDAMIIPIQQNDAEGHGTAQTLAKAIDHAVAKEADVINISQDTANAVKPSPLLQQAIDKALVKDIVVVASAGNDGMGGNVKKTYPASFEGVLAVASSDRNNERAAFSQSGDFVGIAAPGVDMISTVPGGGHCTDNGTSFSAPYVAGIAALIKSKHTDWTQEQIVAQIQQTAERSVAGHDRLVGWGVVDPVRALTEDDEPIEKPVAHEGLTRAEAPTPAKLHLGESADERNARVATYVVVGGGVLVAVIAGGAVTVRDSRRRKRRTARSAVG; translated from the coding sequence ATGACGTACACACACGGCTCTCGCCCGCACCGGCGCGCCCTTCCGCGCCCTCGCCTGCTGACCGCCGCGGCCGCCACCGCGCTCCTCGCCGTCATCGGTCTGCCCGTGGCGCCCGCGTCGGCGGACACGACCGATCAGTGCACCTACCCCGGGAAGAAGTACGCGGGCCGCCCGTGGGCGCTGCAACGCGTGCTGCTGGACGAACTGTGGAAGCAGTCCACCGGCAAGGGCGTGCGGGTCGCCGTCATCGACACCGGAGTCGACGTCAGGAATCCGCAGCTGACGCGTGCGGTCGACGTCAAGAGCGGCGTCAACCTCCTGGACAAGAACCTCAAGGACGACGACGGCAACAAGATCGAGCGCGGCAAGGAGGACGGCACCACGGACACCGTGGGCCACGGCACCAAGGTCGCCGGCATCATCGCCGCCCGGCCCGCCAAGGGCACCGGGTTCGTCGGCCTCGCGCCCGACGCCATGATCATCCCCATCCAGCAGAACGACGCCGAGGGCCACGGCACCGCACAGACACTGGCCAAGGCCATCGACCACGCGGTGGCCAAGGAAGCCGACGTCATCAACATCTCCCAGGACACGGCCAACGCCGTGAAGCCCTCGCCCCTGCTGCAGCAGGCCATCGACAAGGCCCTGGTCAAGGACATCGTCGTCGTCGCCTCGGCGGGCAACGACGGAATGGGCGGCAACGTCAAGAAGACCTACCCGGCTTCGTTCGAAGGCGTCCTGGCCGTCGCCTCGTCCGACCGCAACAACGAACGGGCGGCGTTCTCCCAGTCCGGCGACTTCGTCGGCATCGCCGCCCCGGGCGTCGACATGATCTCCACCGTCCCCGGCGGCGGCCACTGCACCGACAACGGCACCAGCTTCTCCGCCCCGTACGTCGCGGGCATCGCCGCACTCATCAAGAGCAAGCACACGGACTGGACCCAGGAACAGATCGTCGCCCAGATCCAGCAGACCGCGGAACGCTCCGTCGCCGGCCACGACCGGCTCGTCGGCTGGGGCGTCGTCGACCCGGTCCGCGCCCTCACCGAGGACGACGAACCCATCGAGAAGCCGGTCGCCCACGAAGGCCTCACGCGCGCCGAGGCCCCGACCCCCGCCAAACTCCACCTCGGCGAATCCGCGGACGAACGCAACGCCCGCGTCGCGACGTACGTCGTGGTGGGCGGGGGAGTCCTGGTGGCGGTCATCGCCGGCGGTGCGGTGACGGTGCGGGACTCACGACGCCGCAAGCGGCGGACCGCTCGGAGTGCGGTGGGATGA
- a CDS encoding S8 family serine peptidase has protein sequence MAVMAAMACGSVIAAPAAQAADGQSMQWYLGAMHAEEIWKTSTGKGMKVAVIDSGVNPATPSLKGQVLKGMDVAEAKGDETDDYSGHGTTMAEVIVGTGAGGGIKGLAPDAQVIPFRVSDTELQNEQKVNAFDMEEAIKAAADSDARIINVSMATDFYNSANRQAVQYAQSKGKLLFAGSGNNADEANKVQYPAAYPAAVAVAATGKDGKVADYSTFGDYVDIAAPGSNMPKWCDEKFKSYCEGEGTSYATAIASASAALIWSAHPDWTANQVLRVMFESAGRGEDWKEGTVSNYLGHGIVRPGAHINRGVGKPGDPGISPLTNTKVGGGTAGGDSSSASSAPSAPASSQAPKGRAESDAVVTGSSKSTDDGGQLGLISGIGAAVVIAVGAFVVVRKRRSA, from the coding sequence ATGGCTGTGATGGCAGCGATGGCGTGCGGATCCGTCATTGCTGCCCCTGCGGCGCAAGCTGCTGATGGACAGTCAATGCAGTGGTATTTGGGTGCCATGCATGCCGAGGAGATCTGGAAGACCTCGACCGGCAAGGGGATGAAGGTCGCCGTCATTGACAGCGGAGTCAACCCGGCTACCCCGTCCCTCAAGGGTCAGGTCCTCAAGGGAATGGATGTGGCGGAGGCCAAGGGCGACGAGACCGACGATTACTCCGGCCACGGCACGACAATGGCCGAAGTCATCGTCGGAACCGGTGCAGGCGGGGGCATCAAAGGGTTGGCTCCGGATGCTCAGGTGATTCCGTTTCGGGTCAGTGACACCGAGCTGCAGAACGAACAGAAGGTGAATGCCTTCGACATGGAGGAGGCGATCAAGGCTGCAGCAGACAGTGATGCGCGGATCATCAACGTCTCCATGGCCACCGACTTCTACAACTCCGCCAATCGGCAGGCCGTCCAGTATGCCCAGTCCAAGGGAAAGCTGCTTTTCGCGGGTTCCGGGAACAACGCCGATGAAGCCAACAAAGTTCAGTATCCGGCCGCCTATCCGGCGGCGGTCGCCGTTGCCGCAACGGGCAAGGATGGCAAGGTAGCCGACTACTCGACATTCGGGGACTACGTGGACATCGCTGCCCCCGGCAGCAACATGCCCAAGTGGTGCGACGAAAAGTTCAAGAGCTACTGCGAGGGCGAGGGCACCAGCTACGCCACCGCCATCGCTTCAGCGTCCGCCGCGCTCATCTGGTCTGCCCACCCCGACTGGACAGCGAACCAGGTCCTCCGTGTCATGTTCGAGTCCGCGGGACGCGGTGAGGACTGGAAGGAGGGCACGGTGAGCAACTACCTCGGCCACGGCATCGTCCGTCCCGGCGCTCACATCAACCGCGGCGTGGGCAAGCCCGGCGACCCGGGCATCAGCCCCCTCACCAACACCAAGGTCGGCGGGGGCACTGCCGGCGGCGACTCGTCCTCCGCCTCATCCGCCCCCTCTGCACCAGCTTCGTCACAAGCACCCAAGGGCAGGGCGGAGTCGGACGCCGTCGTGACAGGCTCCAGCAAGAGCACTGATGACGGCGGTCAGTTGGGACTCATCAGCGGGATCGGCGCAGCCGTGGTCATCGCAGTCGGCGCCTTCGTTGTCGTACGCAAGCGTCGCAGCGCCTGA
- a CDS encoding WXG100 family type VII secretion target, with protein MSQGQRLSDQQVIQLEKQLFEKFNSIKGQLQQIQGTIDSLEGQWKGIGAGAFNTKQQEINTSMVGLGNILAKFLEAMSSSRKIKDGTEDDVRAAVQAINVDLGVGTSAAPKSGISSL; from the coding sequence GTGTCACAGGGCCAGCGGCTTTCAGACCAGCAAGTCATCCAGCTCGAGAAGCAGCTCTTCGAGAAGTTCAACTCGATCAAGGGCCAGCTCCAGCAGATTCAGGGCACGATCGACAGCCTTGAGGGCCAGTGGAAGGGCATCGGCGCCGGGGCCTTCAACACGAAGCAGCAGGAGATCAACACCTCCATGGTGGGTCTCGGCAACATCCTCGCGAAGTTCCTCGAGGCGATGAGCAGCTCGAGGAAGATCAAGGACGGCACGGAGGACGATGTCCGCGCTGCCGTGCAGGCGATCAACGTCGACCTCGGTGTCGGCACCAGCGCTGCTCCGAAGTCCGGCATCAGCAGCCTCTGA
- a CDS encoding WXG100 family type VII secretion target, producing MGMNSGDELVVKYDGLDMAATTLGNQAKKLEEDLREIKTAMATVAAGWEGEAHNAYVQEQVKWDKEAADIHRALMQIGQVVANAGGDYMGGDKKAASYFA from the coding sequence ATGGGCATGAACTCGGGTGACGAGCTCGTCGTCAAGTACGACGGCCTCGACATGGCGGCGACCACGCTCGGCAACCAGGCCAAGAAGCTCGAAGAGGACCTGCGGGAGATCAAGACCGCTATGGCCACCGTTGCCGCCGGCTGGGAGGGCGAGGCGCACAACGCCTACGTCCAGGAGCAGGTGAAGTGGGACAAGGAAGCTGCGGACATCCACCGCGCCCTCATGCAGATCGGCCAGGTCGTGGCGAACGCGGGCGGCGACTACATGGGCGGCGACAAGAAGGCCGCCAGCTACTTCGCCTGA